One Malus domestica chromosome 11, GDT2T_hap1 genomic region harbors:
- the LOC139189526 gene encoding uncharacterized protein, with protein sequence MELGGDYPACDSETWVAGRRGAPWTKPEFGFIKVNTNAAWCKNTLRMGVGWVCHDFAGMIQAVGGSGTGLCHSAAAGEAYAIREAILACTNLGFNKIIIEFDTKSIIKMLRKELPDFSLDCILGDIEVLACRLTSVSFASMSKESNSAAHSVAKYVFKQSQEFIWDCIGPDFLFNTLAKDVNISMRI encoded by the coding sequence ATGGAGTTAGGTGGTGACTACCCAGCTTGTGACTCGGAGACATGGGTTGCGGGGCGACGGGGTGCGCCTTGGACGAAACCTGAGTTTGGGTTTATAAAAGTCAATACTAATGCTGCTTGGTGCAAGAATACTCTTCGGATGGGTGTGGGATGGGTGTGCCATGATTTTGCAGGAATGATCCAAGCAGTAGGTGGGTCGGGCACCGGTCTCTGTCATTCTGCTGCGGCGGGAGAAGCTTATGCCATTCGCGAGGCTATTTTGGCTTGCACAAATCTCGGCTTTAACAAAATCATCATTGAATTTGACACAAAGTCGATCATCAAGATGCTCAGGAAGGAATTGCCGGATTTTAGTCTGGATTGTATTCTTGGGGATATTGAGGTTCTAGCATGCAGGTTGACATCGGTTTCGTTCGCCTCTATGTCTAAGGAGAGCAATTCTGCTGCTCACTCAGTTGCTAAGTACGTTTTCAAGCAAAGTCAAGAGTTTATCTGGGACTGTATTGGCCCGGATTTTTTGTTTAACACTCTTGCTAAGGATGTAAACATTTCTATGCGTATTTAA
- the LOC103448517 gene encoding glucose-6-phosphate/phosphate translocator 1, chloroplastic, translating into MIYSVKQYSAVTNGSDIFLRRSTRPTQVQRSLLFPSLQVQKTQRRVMSVQRALHLSGIGSLVGLLKPTRTSVNKCQAFEADRSQPIESNVDIANVDAKVEAAKKLKIGVYFAMWWALNVVFNIYNKKVLNAYPFPWLTSTLSLACGSLIMLVSWVTRIAEAPKVDMEFWKALFPVAVAHTIGHVAATVSMSKVAVSFTHIIKSGEPAFSVLVSRFLLGESFPISVYLSLLPIIGGCGLAALTELNFNMIGFMGAMISNLAFVFRNIFSKKGMKGKSVSGMNYYALLSIMSLLILIPFAIAVEGPQMWKAGFDTAFAQIGPNLIWWMAAQSVFYHLYNQVSYMSLDEISPLTFSIGNTMKRISVIVSSIIIFHTPVQPVNALGAAIAIFGTFLYSQVKQ; encoded by the exons ATGATCTACTCTGTGAAGCAATACTCCGCCGTGACAAACGGGTCCGACATCTTTCTGCGGCGGAGCACACGGCCGACACAGGTGCAACGATCACTGCTTTTTCCGTCTCTTCAGGTGCAAAAGACTCAGAGACGAGTAATGTCGGTCCAAAGGGCCTTGCACCTGTCTGGAATCGGGAGTCTTGTTGGGTTGCTAAAGCCGACTCGAACAAGTGTGAACAAATGTCAGGCGTTCGAGGCCGACCGATCACAGCCGATCGAGTCCAACGTCGACATTGCGAATGTCGACGCGAAAGTGGAGGCGGCAAAGAAGCTGAAGATCGGCGTATATTTTGCTATGTGGTGGGCGCTGAACGTGGTGTTCAATATATACAATAAGAAGGTGTTGAATGCTTACCCCTTCCCATGGCTTACCTCCACTCTGTCTCTGGCATGTGGGTCTTTGATCATGCTGGTCTCCTGGGTCACCAGGATTGCTGAGGCCCCCAAAGTTGATATGGAGTTCTGGAAAGCTCTGTTTCCT GTTGCTGTGGCACATACAATTGGGCATGTAGCAGCTACTGTTAGTATGTCTAAGGTTGCAGTTTCTTTCACCCATATCATCAAGAGTGGAGAGCCAGCTTTCAGTGTATTGGTTTCGAGGTTCTTGCTGGGCGAGTCCTTCCCTATATCAGTCTACCTGTCCCTCCTTCCAATCATCGGTGGTTGCGGTCTTGCTGCCTTGACAGAGCTTAACTTTAACATGATAG GATTCATGGGGGCCATGATATCAAACTTGGCCTTTGTTTTTCGGAACATATTCTCGAAGAAGGGCATGAAGGGGAAGTCTGTTAGCGGAATGAACTATTATGCTCTTTTATCTATTATGTCTCTCCTAATTCTCATACCATTTGCGATTGCGGTGGAAGGACCACAGATGTGGAAAGCTGGATTTGATACAGCCTTCGCTCAAATTGGACCCAACTTGATATG GTGGATGGCGGCTCAGAGTGTCTTCTATCATCTGTACAACCAAGTGTCATACATGTCCCTGGATGAGATTTCTCCCTTGACATTTAGCATAGGAAACACCATGAAACGTATATCCGTCATAGTATCCTCCATCATCATATTCCACACCCCTGTCCAGCCCGTCAATGCCCTTGGAGCTGCTATTGCAATTTTTGGAACCTTCTTGTATTCCCAG GTAAAGCAGTGA